CCGTGGCGCTGGCTACTTTATTGGTGTACCTAGACGCCTCACTCCGGTCGTTCTCTTCTGCCTGCGCAATGGCGGTCTGCAAAATCTTGATGCGGTCCAGGGCCAGCAGGTAGCGCTGGTAGTTCTGGTTCACCTCGGTCTTCAGCTGATCAGTGGTGAGGTCACGGGTAAGGTTTAGCTGGGTTTTCTGAATATTGGCTTCTGACAGCTTATTCTTATTGGTCCAGAGGCGGTCAAAGTTCCAGGCAGCCGTAAGGCCAACCGTGCCAATGGTCAGAGAGCCGTGCGCCGGCGGAATAAACGAACCACTGGGATTGATGTGATAACCATCTGCGGACGCAACCAGAGCTGGCAAGGCGTCTGCCTTGATGGATTTTATGTTGTTGTCAGCGGCCTGGTTTTGCAGCGAAAGGGTTTGCAGTTCTTCTCGGTTGGCCATGGCCGAGTCTACCAAAGAAGCCAGGCTAATGTTCTGCCCCGCAGGTGACGCTACTTCCTCCACCACCAGGTTATTGTTTTCCGGGAGACCCAAAAGGATGTTCAGGTTATAGACCACAATTTTGCGGTTGGTCTCCAGGTCGGCTCCGGTGAGCTCCACGTTGCTGCGCTGCAACTGGAATCGCAACACGTCATTCTTGGTGACAATGCCTTGTTCAAAAAAGCGCTGGGCTTGTTTGATTTGTCGGTCCACGGCCTGCAGGTTTTGGGCAACCACTTTCTGGCTTTGCTGCAGCTTGTACAGGTTAAAATAGCCGCTGGTGACGTGATAGGCTATTTCTTCCTTGTCTTTCTCAGCGTCCAATCTTGCCACCTGGGCCATGAGTTCAGCAGACTCTTTGGCGTATTTCAGCTTGTTGCCCGCAAAAATCACTTCCTGCACAGACAAGGTTCCTAAAAAGGCATCGGCGCGCTTGGGCAGGTAAAAGGGCTGGCCCTCTTTGGACATCTGGAAAACTTTAGTAGGAATCTCAGCGTGGTTGTACGTGTAACTGGCGCTGGCTTTGGGCAGGGCTTCGTCTTTTACCTGGCTGTATTTGATGAGGGCCTGGTCTATCTTGGTTTGGGAGAGCCGCAGGACTTTGCTGTTCTGTACGCCCAATTCTATCGCCTCTTGCAGAGTAAGGTGCTTTGGCTCCTGGGCCTGAACCGGCGATGTAAAAGCCGCCACAAAGGAAAATGCGCCCACCACCGCGGCCGAAATGACTCCACGCCCCAAGACGGAACGTTTGGGAGAAGCATTAATTCTCGGTTTCATTATTTAAGTAAGTGTGTTTTAAGGGAATCTTGTAAATAAGAGAGCAGACGGGGTTTCATTTCATTCTGCAGCACCTGGTCATCCAATAAGTCCATTTCCAGGATTTTAGATGACAGCCGGCGCGAGTTGATGAGGTAGTTGACGGTGCCAAATATGCTGGCAATGGTCATGCCCACGTCCACCGGCCTGAACTCTCCTTTCTGAATGCCTTCTTCCATGATTTTTTGCACCTGCAGCGTATTGGCATACAGGTTTTCCAACACAAAGTCAGTCACCTCTGACCCGCCAGAACGAAGCACGGAAATCTCCCGGAAGATGATTTTATGAAAGTATTTGCTGGTGGCTACCCGGCTCACGTATAATTGCACCACCTGCTCTATTTTAGACCAGCAAGAGGTATTTTGTGAGGCGATTTCTTCAAAGGTCTTCTTGGTGCTGGCCATTCGGCGCTCCACCACGGCTTTCAACAAACCGTCCTTTGACCCGAAATAATAGTTAAGCATGGCCATGTTCACGCCTGCCTCCTGAGCCAACAACCTGGTGGAGGCTCCGTCATATCCCAGTTCACCAAAGACGCGCTCTGCCACGTCTAGCAGATGCTCTTTCTTATCTGTTTTGTCTTTCTCCGCCATGCTTTTTTTGAATTGCGCAAATTTAATCAATCGATTGATTAATAAACAAACCAAGGTTAAACTTTGTTTCTTTGAAAGAACAGATACTTAGTCTTCTTCTTGTGTGATTGCTGAAATATGGATGGGGGCGAAAATTCGTTTTTGGGCTATTTTCCAGAAAACAAGCCAAAAACGGGGTTTAAATTGTTCCTACTTTTACGGCGTTGCCAACACTAGAAAGATCCTTTCCTTTCTAAGATAAAGCCATTCCATACCCGTGAGTTCAAGACTTATGTTTAGTTTTGAGCGCACGCATTTAATTTGTAAGCCATACTTAACCATTTCTATGACTACTTACGAAGAGATTTTCCAGAACAACCAGACCTGGATTGCCCAAAAGACCACCACCAACAAAGACTTCTTCAAAGACCTGGCCGCCGACCAAAATCCAGACTACCTGTACATTGGTTGCTCTGACAGCCGCGTGACCGCCGAAGAAATCATGGGTCTTGGACCCGGCGAAGCGTTTGTGCACCGCAACGTGGCCAACCTGGTCAACAACGTGGACCTAAACGTAATGTCAGTGCTCAACTACGCCATCAAACACCTCAAGGTAAAGCACATCATTGTCTGCGGCCATTATAATTGCGGCGGCGTAAAAGCGGCCATGCAACCCAAGGACCTGGGCTTGTTGAACCCCTGGCTGCGCAACATCAGAGACGTGTACCGCCATCACAAAGCGGAACTGGACGCTATAAAGGATGAGACCAAACGCTATGAACGGCTGGTAGAGTTGAATGTGCTGGAACAGTGCACCAACATCATTAAAACCGCCGCACTTCAGTTAAGCTACCAGGAAAACGGCTACCCCGAAGTGCACGGCTGGGTTTTTGACCTCCACACCGGCAAAATCATTGACTTGAACATTGACTTCAAGAAAATCCTGGCAGAAATCAAAGACATCTATGATTTAACGAACAGCAAATAATTGCTGATTGTTGGTTATTACCTTTTGATGATAAATCATTGGGTCTTTTCCTATTTTGTCATCCTGAAAGGATCCTGGTGGCAACCTAGATAGGCGTGTTTCAATTGCTATCATTTCTTGTTAAAATCTCATCAGAAAACGAGTAGCATTTGAAAACACATAGTGGCACAAAGCGAATTAACTTCCCTTAAATTCCGTTTTTGGGCTATTTTCCTGAAAAGTGACCAAAAACGCCTTTCCCTTATAAAACAAAAGCCCCGGCATTTCTGTCGGGGCTTTTAGTTGATCTATAAGAAAGAAATCAATCCAGTTTCAAAACGGCTAAGAAGGCTTCCTGCGGAATCTCTACGTTGCCCACCTGGCGCATACGCTTCTTTCCTTTCTTCTGCTTTTCAAGGAGCTTCCGTTTACGCGAAATGTCACCGCCGTAGCACTTGGCCAATACGTTCTTGCGCAAGGCTTTCACCGTCTCACGGGCAATGATTTTCTGCCCGATGGCGGCCTGAATGGCAATTTCAAACATCTGGCGTGGCAACAGTTCCCGTAATTTCTCACACAGGCGCTTGCCCCAGTCATAGGCTTTGTCACGGTGCACAATGGCAGACAAAGCATCTACCTTCTCGCCGTTGAGCATGATGTCCAGCTTCACCATATGCGACTCCCGGAATCCGATTAATTCATAATCCAGAGAGGCGTAGCCACGGCTAATGGTTTTCAGCTTGTCAAAGAAGTCAAATACAATCTCTGCCAGCGGCATTTCAAACACCAGTTCCACGCGGTCTGCGGTCAGGAAGTTCTGGGCCAGTAAGATTCCGCGCTTGTCCATACACAGCGTGATAATGGGCCCTATGAACTCAGCTTTAGAGATGATTTGCGCTTTGATAAACGGCTCCTCAATGTGATCAATGTAGTTGGGCTCCGGCATTTCAGAGGGAGCATTCACCTTGATTTCACCGTCTTTGGTGGTGAAGGCTTTGAACTGCACAGAAGGCACAGTGGTAATCACGGTCATGTCAAACTCGCGCTCCAGACGCTCCTGCACAATCTCCATATGAAGCATGCCCAAGAACCCGCAACGGAAGCCAAAGCCAAGCGCCGCCGAAGTCTCAGGTTCCCACACCAAAGAAGCATCGTTCAACTGCAGTTTTTCCATGGAAGAACGCAGTTCTTCGTATTCCGTGGTCTCTACCGGATAAATACCAGCAAATACCATGGGCTTCACTTCTTCAAAACCTTGTATCTGGATGGTGTCTGGGTTGGCCGCGTGCGTGATGGTGTCCCCTACTTTTACCTCCTTAGCGTTTTTAATCCCAGAGATAAGGTAGCCCACGTCGCCGGCCGCCATCATCTGACGTGGCTCCTGTGTTAACTTAAGCGCACCAATCTCATCGGCTTCATACTGTTTGCCGGTGGCAATGAATTTTACCTTATCGCCTTTGCGCAGCGTACCGTTCATGATCCTGAAGTACACCTCAATCCCGCGGTATGAGTTGAACACCGAGTCAAAGATCAAGGCTTGCAAAGGTGCCTCTGGATCGCCTTTAGGCGCAGGAATGCGGTCACAAATGGCCGCCAAGATGTTGTCAATTCCAATACCAGCTTTTCCCGAGGCATGAATAATGTCTTCGCGCTCACAGCCAATCAGGTCAATGATCTGATCGCTCACCTCTTCGGGCATGGCGTGCGGCAGGTCAATCTTGTTCAAGACCGGAATAATCTCCAGGTCATTGCCAATGGCCAGGTAGAGGTTGGAAATGGTCTGGGCTTCAATCCCCTGCGAGGCATCTACAATGAGCAAAGCACCTTCACAGGCGGCAATGGAACGGGAAACTTCATAACTAAAGTCTACGTGGCCCGGTGTGTCAATCAGGTTGAGCACAAAAGGCTCTCCTTTGTATTCATAGTTCATCTGGATGGCGTGGCTCTTGATGGTGATGCCGCGCTCGCGCTCCAGGTCCATGTTATCTAACAATTGGTTCTGCATTTCACGCACAGACACAGACGAGGTGAATTCCAACAGACGGTCTGCCAGGGTACTCTTGCCGTGGTCAATGTGCGCGATGATGCAAAAATTGCGGATGTTCTTCATAAAAAAGGCTTACAAAGAGCAAAGATACAAAATTATGCGGGCTGCCGGAATGGGTTTCTGACAGCTAAGTAGACTTTTTATCAGATGCCTTTCCTTTCAATGGAGTGATTATGAGACTAAATCTTGCCAATCAAAAGCCATATTCATTTACCTTAACCGATCTTTTTACATGAAAAGGATTATTACCTTCACCCAAATTTTCGCTTGACGCCCCATCATGAGCCGCCTTCTGCCCCTCTTCCTCTTCATAATTTTCATATCCATTACCTCTGCTGCTGGTCAAATTTTTCAGGAAGCAGATGCTTGGAGCCTTTCAGCGCTGCCCAGTGGAATAGAAACCGGTGATTTTAACAAAGACGGCCGTGCCGATATAGCCATTCTGGAATATAATAGCTGGAATGAATGCACGCTGTCCATTTATCTGAATGCTGCCAATAACAAGCTGACCTTGAAGGAACGCAAGTCTTACAAAGTGGCCGGTTACAGTTTACGAACCAACGACCTGAACAAAGATGGCCATCTGGACTTAGTGTTGACCATGCCTACTCAACTCATGCTTTTGTTGGGTGACGGCCAGGGAAATTTCAATGCTGCCAAAACTAAAAATATTAGAGATGGATATGCCAGTGTAGTAAATGATTTTAACAAAGACGGCCACCTAGACATTGCGACCACTAATTTTTTAGATCAGTCGGTTATGTTATTTACAGGCAATGGAAAAGGAGGTTTTACAGAAAATGATGCTTACAAGGTAGGTGCGCAGCCCGCTTCCATTGAATCTTCTGATGTAAACCAAGACACTTACCCAGATTTGGTAGTGGGCAACCAGGCCAGCGGCAACATAAGCTTGTTGCTCAACAACAAGCAAGGTGGTTTTGGGGCGGCCAAAAACTATCCAGTAGGCTTTTTCCCTAACAACCTGGCCATTGCCGAACTAAACGGCGATCAGTATTTAGACATTGCCGTGGTGAGCCTCAATGAAAAGGAAAGCATCACCCTCCTATCAGGAGACGGACAAGGCGGATTTACACCTTTTCAAATTATACCAGGCTATATTCCGGCAGATATCCTCATCAAGGATTTTACTTGTGACGCAAGACCAGATATTTTGATTAGCAGTGGCGGGCTCATGCTTTTTGAAAACTCTGCCACCGGATTCGTCTTAAAA
The nucleotide sequence above comes from Nibribacter ruber. Encoded proteins:
- a CDS encoding TolC family protein, with the translated sequence MKPRINASPKRSVLGRGVISAAVVGAFSFVAAFTSPVQAQEPKHLTLQEAIELGVQNSKVLRLSQTKIDQALIKYSQVKDEALPKASASYTYNHAEIPTKVFQMSKEGQPFYLPKRADAFLGTLSVQEVIFAGNKLKYAKESAELMAQVARLDAEKDKEEIAYHVTSGYFNLYKLQQSQKVVAQNLQAVDRQIKQAQRFFEQGIVTKNDVLRFQLQRSNVELTGADLETNRKIVVYNLNILLGLPENNNLVVEEVASPAGQNISLASLVDSAMANREELQTLSLQNQAADNNIKSIKADALPALVASADGYHINPSGSFIPPAHGSLTIGTVGLTAAWNFDRLWTNKNKLSEANIQKTQLNLTRDLTTDQLKTEVNQNYQRYLLALDRIKILQTAIAQAEENDRSEASRYTNKVASATDRIDAQTRLYQALINLELARADAGLAYYTLLKSTGTILN
- a CDS encoding TetR/AcrR family transcriptional regulator, which gives rise to MAEKDKTDKKEHLLDVAERVFGELGYDGASTRLLAQEAGVNMAMLNYYFGSKDGLLKAVVERRMASTKKTFEEIASQNTSCWSKIEQVVQLYVSRVATSKYFHKIIFREISVLRSGGSEVTDFVLENLYANTLQVQKIMEEGIQKGEFRPVDVGMTIASIFGTVNYLINSRRLSSKILEMDLLDDQVLQNEMKPRLLSYLQDSLKTHLLK
- a CDS encoding carbonic anhydrase encodes the protein MTTYEEIFQNNQTWIAQKTTTNKDFFKDLAADQNPDYLYIGCSDSRVTAEEIMGLGPGEAFVHRNVANLVNNVDLNVMSVLNYAIKHLKVKHIIVCGHYNCGGVKAAMQPKDLGLLNPWLRNIRDVYRHHKAELDAIKDETKRYERLVELNVLEQCTNIIKTAALQLSYQENGYPEVHGWVFDLHTGKIIDLNIDFKKILAEIKDIYDLTNSK
- the lepA gene encoding translation elongation factor 4 gives rise to the protein MKNIRNFCIIAHIDHGKSTLADRLLEFTSSVSVREMQNQLLDNMDLERERGITIKSHAIQMNYEYKGEPFVLNLIDTPGHVDFSYEVSRSIAACEGALLIVDASQGIEAQTISNLYLAIGNDLEIIPVLNKIDLPHAMPEEVSDQIIDLIGCEREDIIHASGKAGIGIDNILAAICDRIPAPKGDPEAPLQALIFDSVFNSYRGIEVYFRIMNGTLRKGDKVKFIATGKQYEADEIGALKLTQEPRQMMAAGDVGYLISGIKNAKEVKVGDTITHAANPDTIQIQGFEEVKPMVFAGIYPVETTEYEELRSSMEKLQLNDASLVWEPETSAALGFGFRCGFLGMLHMEIVQERLEREFDMTVITTVPSVQFKAFTTKDGEIKVNAPSEMPEPNYIDHIEEPFIKAQIISKAEFIGPIITLCMDKRGILLAQNFLTADRVELVFEMPLAEIVFDFFDKLKTISRGYASLDYELIGFRESHMVKLDIMLNGEKVDALSAIVHRDKAYDWGKRLCEKLRELLPRQMFEIAIQAAIGQKIIARETVKALRKNVLAKCYGGDISRKRKLLEKQKKGKKRMRQVGNVEIPQEAFLAVLKLD
- a CDS encoding FG-GAP-like repeat-containing protein is translated as MSRLLPLFLFIIFISITSAAGQIFQEADAWSLSALPSGIETGDFNKDGRADIAILEYNSWNECTLSIYLNAANNKLTLKERKSYKVAGYSLRTNDLNKDGHLDLVLTMPTQLMLLLGDGQGNFNAAKTKNIRDGYASVVNDFNKDGHLDIATTNFLDQSVMLFTGNGKGGFTENDAYKVGAQPASIESSDVNQDTYPDLVVGNQASGNISLLLNNKQGGFGAAKNYPVGFFPNNLAIAELNGDQYLDIAVVSLNEKESITLLSGDGQGGFTPFQIIPGYIPADILIKDFTCDARPDILISSGGLMLFENSATGFVLKNQATNWHAASSIASADFNLDGGFDVIAPFQRNNVEVALLTNIKDCALYLNKEEDPVDPKQPDITPSKLVSIPNIFTPNGDGQNEFFEIKWSKDIPENELTVYDRWGGLVHSNKHYQNNWNGSQLAEGVYFYIIQVNKSKEVFKGWVTIAR